The Kaistella daneshvariae genomic sequence TAGTGAAAACTTCTTCATCGGTATTGAAGTCATAATCTTCATCATTTACAATCCTCTGAATGGTGTTGGTATGCAAATCTGGCGAAAAAGTGACGAAATTGTATTCGTTATCACAGATCAGAGAATCCTGCTTAAAGTATTTCTGCTGTTTTTCAACCGACATGCTGACATTAAATTCATCAGATTCTGACACGATGAGGTTATCGTATGATGATAAGCCATATTCCACGCGAAGTTTATTTTTGGAAATTTTGCCCCGGAAAGGCGGTAAAATTGTTTGGGAATTAAAGTAGATGATTATAAAATCGTTATAATGCCCGATCTCGTATTCCGAGTTAAATTTATTGACCGGTTCCTCACCATCACCTACATAATTCGCAAGAATCAGGGTTGAGATGGACTCGTCGTAAATCTTTCTTAATGACGATGGCAAACAGCGTGCATCTTTCTTGAAGACAGAGTAGATTTGGTCATTAGATGTAGCGAGATAAATCGGTTCCCGTAAATCTACCCCTTTAAGCATAATTCTGGTGCCGCTGATGTCCTTGTTATACCTGCCAAACACATGAAATGGTTCTTTCGGTACGGAAGGTGTAAAATCAATGCCGTCGTCTTTCTCTTCATACGTTCCGGAAACCACCATCGAAGCGCGGACCACTGCAAATTCACCATTATCGAAAAGCAGCCAATGCGAGACGACATCGTAGGGATTGGTGGAAGAAATCTGATAACTGCCCACAAGACTTTTCTGAGCCAAAACACTTTGAACCGTAAATAAAAAAACAGGGTTAAAAAGGCTATTTTTTTCATTTTTCAATTCTTACAGGTCTTTACCTAGATAATAGAGTCCTTTTAAAGTATGCAGCCGGTCGGCAATGTTTATTTTGTCGGTCAGCGGCTTATAAACGTGCGACACACCACCGGTTGCTATTACAAAACATTCGTCTTTCACCTCATGATTGATGCGGGTGATAAAACCTTCCACCATTCCCAGGTAACCGTAAACCATTCCGCTTTGCATGCAAGAAACCGTGTCTAAACCCAGAACGGATTTCGGTTTTACCAACTCGATTTCCGGGAGCTGCGCGGTATCATGAATTAAGGAATTTAAAGCAGTGATAATTCCGGGCGCGATAATTACCCCGATGGTTTCACCATTTTCGTCGATGCAGCTCGCGGTGAGCGCGGTTCCAAAATCGAAAATTATTTTTTTACCGTGCGGGTAAAGATGATACGCCGCCACCAGATTCGCATAAATGTCCGTGCCCATCTGTTTCGATTTGGGTTGAACGCCCGAGGGCGTATTGCGGTCTACAACTACCGGCTTTTTGCCATGTATTTTTTGTAGCGCGCGCGAAATATCGTACGTGAGCTGTGGCACCACAGACCCGACAATGACTTTGCCAATGTCCGCTGGCGCGATATTATGCGTTTGGTACATCATGATGAACTGCATCTGCAGCTCATCACTGGTACGGTAAGGTTTGGTATTTAAAATCCAGGAAACATCGCACTTGTCCTCATGGAACAAGCCGAACCGGATATTGGTATTGCCTATATTTACAACGATGGAATTCATTTGTGTTTTTTTTGGTCTGATTTGCGCCTAATTTTTTTAAGGTACAAAGCCAATCGTTGCTACTTAACTTCTACGAAATTGTCTTCGGGATTAATGTCCGCCAATCTTTGCGAAAAATCAATTCCGAGTGCTGAAATCTGAGATTTATTGTAGGGGATGGTCAGCGTATATTCTTTCTGTGTCCACGGCCAATAATTCATAGTTTTAAAATCTCCATAGATGTCATTGCTTTTCCACGTATGCGTCATATTAAGCGGAATTTGGTAATTCATCACTTTTTTATCCGCAGTCAAAATGGAAAAGTCAATTGGCATAGGAACCGTACCGTTATTTTCTAAAGTTATGGTAGTGGAATTTTCGTCGTATTTTACGTCTTTAATGGCGTAATCGATGGTTTTTGTGGTATTGATCCAGTAATGGTGGAACCAGGTTAAATCCATGCCCGAAATTTTCTGGGCGATGTGCATAAAATCGCGGTCGGTAGGATGTTTTAAATTCCATTCTTTGTAGAATTCTTTCATCACAGTGGCAAGATTTTCCTCACCCATAATATAGCCCAGCTGAACTAAAAATAATTCACCTTTGGTGTAAGAAGCAACCGAATAAGCAGAACCATTATCGTGGTGATCGCCCAGCCAGACTGCAGGTTCTTCAATTCCTCTTTTCACAAATCTGCGGTAACCTTCGATGCTTTCTGTAAACGGATTGGGTTTCGCAGTTGCAGGTGGAAACAGCTGATACATAATCATGTCATCATAATAACTGGTAAAGCCTTCATCCATCCAAGGGCGCACGCTTTCGTTATATGCCATAATCTGTTGGTTCCAGGAGTGTCCTCCTTCATGAACCATTAAACCAATCAGTCCTTCCAGCGATTTTGCTTCACCTAAAATCATGGTGCACATGCCGTATTCCATACCGCCGTCGCCACCCTGAATAAAGGAGTAGGAAGGATAAACATAGCGACCGTACGTTGCATTCATCAATTGGAAAAACTTCGTAACGTAGGGTTTTGCTTCCGACCAGTATTTGGTCTTATCGCTTTTTTGATACACGAAATAAACTTTTGGCCCGTCTAAAATCACGAAAGATTC encodes the following:
- a CDS encoding type III pantothenate kinase, whose protein sequence is MNSIVVNIGNTNIRFGLFHEDKCDVSWILNTKPYRTSDELQMQFIMMYQTHNIAPADIGKVIVGSVVPQLTYDISRALQKIHGKKPVVVDRNTPSGVQPKSKQMGTDIYANLVAAYHLYPHGKKIIFDFGTALTASCIDENGETIGVIIAPGIITALNSLIHDTAQLPEIELVKPKSVLGLDTVSCMQSGMVYGYLGMVEGFITRINHEVKDECFVIATGGVSHVYKPLTDKINIADRLHTLKGLYYLGKDL
- a CDS encoding M1 family metallopeptidase is translated as MNKSLFFVFSLFFALFSAQKGPYYQQRAEYKMDIDVDAKNFTYNGQQTLKYTNNSPDDLDVVYFHLYWNAFKPGSMMDQRVAAQGKNGDSRLQVNGVSRLASIPKDEEGAQNIHWIKQNGKNLKFEVQETIMKVYLDTPIKANSSTTFTMEWDAVIPMQIRRSGRNNREGVDMTVTQWYPKIAEYDYDGWATFDYIGREFHAPFSDFDVNIKIDKNYVIGAGGTLENPSEVKGYETKPSIKADKSNKVTWRWTAKNMLDFAWAADRDYTVESFVILDGPKVYFVYQKSDKTKYWSEAKPYVTKFFQLMNATYGRYVYPSYSFIQGGDGGMEYGMCTMILGEAKSLEGLIGLMVHEGGHSWNQQIMAYNESVRPWMDEGFTSYYDDMIMYQLFPPATAKPNPFTESIEGYRRFVKRGIEEPAVWLGDHHDNGSAYSVASYTKGELFLVQLGYIMGEENLATVMKEFYKEWNLKHPTDRDFMHIAQKISGMDLTWFHHYWINTTKTIDYAIKDVKYDENSTTITLENNGTVPMPIDFSILTADKKVMNYQIPLNMTHTWKSNDIYGDFKTMNYWPWTQKEYTLTIPYNKSQISALGIDFSQRLADINPEDNFVEVK